One part of the Saprospiraceae bacterium genome encodes these proteins:
- the ftsY gene encoding signal recognition particle-docking protein FtsY codes for MGFFDRFFSKEKEKDLNQGLSKTKDGFFDKIAKAVVGKSQIDEAFLDDLEQILISSDVGLDTTIKIIQRIQKRVLEDKYLGLDQLNSLLRDEISKLLAENNTLDLEDFDTGPVSPYIILVVGVNGVGKTTTIGKLAYQFKQRGKNVLIAAGDTFRAAAEDQLHIWSERVGCQFFTKGMGADPSAVAYEAVQFAIKNKIDVVIIDTAGRLHTKLNLMGELAKINRSIAKSLPGAPHEVLLVLDATTGQNALEQCKHFTATSQVTGLVLTKLDGTAKGGVALGISDQFKIPIKYIGVGEQIEQLQIFNKIAFVNSLFDK; via the coding sequence ATGGGATTTTTTGATCGTTTTTTTAGCAAGGAAAAAGAGAAAGATTTAAATCAAGGATTAAGCAAAACCAAAGATGGATTCTTTGACAAGATAGCAAAAGCTGTTGTTGGAAAAAGCCAAATAGATGAAGCTTTTTTAGATGATCTTGAACAAATATTAATCAGCTCTGACGTTGGCCTCGACACTACTATTAAAATTATTCAACGTATTCAAAAACGGGTACTTGAAGACAAATATTTAGGATTAGATCAATTAAACAGTCTACTCCGTGATGAAATTTCTAAATTATTAGCTGAAAACAATACACTGGATTTAGAAGATTTTGATACCGGACCGGTAAGCCCATATATTATACTTGTAGTAGGTGTGAATGGGGTTGGAAAAACAACCACCATAGGGAAACTTGCTTACCAATTTAAGCAACGAGGAAAAAATGTATTAATCGCTGCTGGTGATACCTTTCGCGCAGCAGCGGAAGACCAACTTCACATTTGGTCTGAACGAGTTGGTTGTCAATTTTTTACAAAAGGTATGGGAGCAGATCCTTCTGCAGTGGCTTATGAAGCCGTGCAATTTGCAATTAAAAATAAAATTGATGTTGTTATTATAGATACTGCTGGTAGGCTTCATACTAAATTAAATTTAATGGGCGAACTCGCTAAAATTAATCGTTCCATTGCAAAATCTTTACCAGGAGCTCCCCATGAGGTCTTATTAGTACTTGATGCAACTACCGGGCAAAATGCACTCGAACAATGCAAACACTTTACAGCAACTTCTCAAGTAACTGGTCTGGTACTAACAAAATTGGATGGAACGGCTAAAGGAGGTGTCGCATTAGGAATTTCTGATCAATTTAAAATACCCATTAAATATATAGGCGTTGGAGAACAAATAGAACAATTGCAAATATTTAATAAAATAGCTTTTGTTAATTCCTTATTTGATAAATAG
- a CDS encoding T9SS type A sorting domain-containing protein yields the protein MQFYQLKYIIPFIFFCFILFLGNSGNPPDGYTGAPFNSTCGSCHGGGSFDGVVDISGFPSTILPNTTYDITLTASATSGTPIVGGFQLVAVNAANQNSGDLINVSGQTGTTTSGSREYIDQRGAKAYTGNSVSWDFKWTSPNGPSGSVITLYFSSNMANGNGSSSGDRSINSSKSGTMMGGGNPLGASITQKKNISCFGGSDGEATVTATGGFPPYSYIWSNGQTSNKADMLSFGSQTVTVTDNMGSTATASTIITQPGLLQHDVKINKQVSCPGGRDGSVTTTALGGTAPYNYIYSNGSSSNLSAGLYSVTVSDANGCNTSSTFVITEPDTFSVNTITFQNPICPSDSNGLIKLGVAGGNPPYKFKWSTNDTSSQISNKKVGNYKVTITDAKNCNTIRSYELQSKDSIAPQLISKNAKAYLGITGIALPSISEYFTINKDNCDPNPKLIINIDTFKCAQIGKRNFILQSTDANGNKSTASVEIEILDTIKPIIHRWNDTIFYACNIQVPQINASDNCSISEFKKLSGPDPGTIFPVGRSVFIFSAKDGSNNEILDSFKVDIVQPLTFTIDTFYFNYCTGDTSYHVVQLMHSQGKLYDFIYNNDTIEFVKDTLITLQTFNTDSLKFKVVENSGCSIDYKINIDYPGPILTLDAVLVTDESDINKKDGSILATIPGADSIAIFDAFTKGYINSTGLNLAEGIYELKAYKASCVFTFGPYTIKLITSTENNESIDIKLVPNPFENELSIISNSKFELKYKLFNASGELITNGVFLNTSVLNLSNLKSGIYFLVCADKNQVLCRRIMKI from the coding sequence ATGCAATTTTACCAATTAAAATATATAATACCGTTTATATTCTTTTGTTTCATTCTGTTTTTAGGAAATTCTGGAAACCCTCCAGATGGATACACAGGTGCACCTTTTAATAGTACTTGTGGCAGTTGTCATGGAGGCGGCTCATTTGACGGCGTAGTTGATATTTCAGGTTTCCCATCTACTATATTGCCAAATACCACTTATGATATTACACTTACAGCTTCCGCAACATCAGGAACTCCAATAGTTGGAGGTTTTCAATTGGTTGCAGTAAATGCTGCAAATCAAAATTCAGGTGACTTAATAAATGTAAGCGGACAAACAGGAACGACTACTTCAGGTTCCAGAGAATACATAGATCAAAGAGGCGCCAAAGCATATACAGGAAATTCTGTTTCGTGGGATTTTAAATGGACTTCACCAAATGGTCCATCAGGGAGTGTTATTACCTTATATTTTAGTTCCAATATGGCCAATGGCAATGGAAGTTCATCAGGCGACCGATCTATCAATTCAAGTAAAAGCGGAACAATGATGGGCGGAGGCAATCCACTTGGTGCTTCTATTACTCAGAAAAAAAATATATCCTGTTTTGGTGGGAGTGATGGAGAAGCAACCGTTACAGCCACTGGAGGCTTCCCACCTTATTCTTATATTTGGTCTAATGGACAAACAAGCAATAAAGCGGATATGCTAAGTTTTGGATCGCAGACAGTAACGGTCACAGACAATATGGGTTCAACAGCTACAGCAAGTACAATTATTACCCAGCCAGGATTATTACAACACGATGTTAAAATTAATAAACAAGTATCTTGCCCCGGTGGTCGCGATGGTTCGGTAACCACCACGGCACTTGGAGGAACGGCACCTTATAATTATATTTATTCAAATGGATCTTCTTCGAATCTCAGTGCAGGATTATATAGCGTTACAGTATCCGATGCAAATGGATGTAATACAAGTAGTACCTTTGTCATCACCGAACCGGATACATTTTCAGTAAATACTATAACTTTTCAAAACCCAATTTGTCCTTCAGATTCTAATGGCTTAATAAAACTAGGTGTTGCAGGAGGAAATCCGCCATATAAATTCAAATGGAGTACAAATGATACTTCCTCTCAAATTTCAAATAAAAAAGTTGGCAACTACAAAGTCACTATTACAGATGCTAAAAATTGCAATACCATTCGCAGCTATGAATTACAATCAAAAGATAGCATAGCACCTCAACTTATTTCAAAAAATGCAAAAGCTTATTTAGGTATAACCGGAATTGCGCTTCCATCAATTTCAGAATACTTTACAATAAATAAAGACAATTGTGATCCTAATCCTAAATTGATTATTAATATCGATACCTTTAAATGTGCCCAAATTGGAAAGCGAAATTTTATCTTGCAATCTACAGATGCAAATGGAAATAAATCAACAGCATCCGTAGAAATTGAAATTCTCGATACCATCAAACCAATTATACATAGATGGAATGATACTATTTTTTATGCGTGTAATATACAAGTGCCACAAATAAATGCGAGCGACAATTGCAGTATTTCTGAATTTAAAAAACTTTCTGGCCCGGATCCAGGAACCATTTTTCCTGTCGGTAGATCCGTTTTTATATTTAGTGCCAAAGATGGTTCAAATAACGAAATTTTAGATTCTTTTAAAGTTGATATTGTACAACCACTAACATTTACAATCGATACCTTCTATTTTAACTATTGTACTGGCGACACTTCCTATCATGTTGTACAATTAATGCATTCTCAAGGAAAGCTGTATGATTTTATTTATAATAACGATACGATTGAATTTGTAAAGGATACTTTAATAACGCTTCAAACATTTAATACAGATTCATTAAAATTTAAAGTAGTTGAAAATTCTGGGTGTTCAATTGACTATAAAATCAATATTGATTATCCTGGACCAATCCTTACATTGGATGCAGTACTGGTTACAGATGAGTCGGACATAAATAAAAAAGACGGTTCCATATTAGCAACTATTCCTGGAGCAGATTCAATTGCTATTTTTGATGCATTTACAAAAGGCTATATAAATAGTACAGGATTAAATTTAGCGGAAGGAATATATGAATTGAAAGCTTATAAAGCATCTTGTGTATTCACTTTCGGACCTTATACTATCAAACTTATTACGAGCACTGAAAATAATGAATCGATTGACATAAAATTAGTCCCAAATCCATTTGAAAATGAATTATCAATCATTTCAAATTCTAAGTTTGAATTAAAATACAAATTGTTTAATGCTTCCGGAGAGCTGATAACAAATGGTGTCTTTTTAAACACCTCCGTCCTTAATCTTAGTAATTTAAAAAGTGGGATTTACTTTTTAGTATGTGCTGATAAAAACCAAGTTTTGTGCAGAAGAATCATGAAAATTTAG